In a genomic window of Occallatibacter riparius:
- a CDS encoding SOS response-associated peptidase, whose protein sequence is MKLRRFNGFNLCIDVHGFCRAFQFDRYHSVTRSRCAVWPRWAGIYTIVTTDPNELMELLHNSMPVILLPEEYQRWLDPGNIAPNC, encoded by the coding sequence ATGAAGTTACGTAGATTCAATGGATTCAACCTTTGCATAGACGTGCATGGGTTTTGCCGGGCTTTTCAGTTCGATCGTTACCACAGCGTTACCCGATCGCGATGTGCAGTGTGGCCGAGGTGGGCCGGCATCTACACCATCGTCACCACTGATCCGAACGAACTGATGGAGCTCTTGCACAACAGCATGCCGGTAATCCTGCTACCAGAGGAGTACCAGAGATGGCTGGATCCGGGGAACATCGCGCCCAACTGTTGA
- a CDS encoding acyltransferase, translating to MLLLNTEFASVGKRVLIRNGARIECIRTPDCADPCLTIGDHTNIEQNVHIICRSRMTIGKRVTITGGCVIVDVNHEYEDVGDPRKIGNRVELVDRPVEIGDDCFIGMHSIILPGVKLGKYCIVGAASVVTRDAPDYSVVAGSPARVVKRYDSGVRKWVEAGTGSLTR from the coding sequence ATGCTGCTCTTGAATACCGAGTTCGCCTCCGTCGGCAAGCGGGTTCTGATTCGCAACGGCGCCAGAATCGAATGCATCCGGACACCAGACTGCGCGGATCCGTGCCTGACCATCGGGGACCATACCAATATTGAACAGAACGTGCACATCATATGCCGCTCACGAATGACCATCGGGAAGCGGGTCACCATCACCGGGGGCTGCGTCATTGTAGACGTGAATCACGAGTATGAGGACGTGGGTGATCCACGCAAGATTGGCAACCGCGTGGAACTGGTAGACAGGCCCGTGGAGATCGGAGACGACTGCTTCATTGGCATGCACTCGATCATCTTACCGGGGGTAAAGCTGGGTAAGTATTGCATCGTAGGCGCGGCCTCGGTCGTAACGCGAGATGCGCCTGATTACTCTGTGGTAGCGGGGAGTCCCGCCAGAGTGGTGAAGCGCTACGATTCCGGAGTGAGAAAGTGGGTTGAGGCTGGAACTGGATCGCTGACGCGGTGA
- a CDS encoding class I SAM-dependent methyltransferase: MADITNSANQERSMPDFSDPRKWKLLSACPLCGASHLSLKVTARDRHYGNPGTFKVMECGECGVYFLNPMPTPDYLSSAYPDNYYAHALKASEAPQGLIRRVKKILRTVLFNRKTKDPEFSSPGRVLDVGSGYGVFLSQMKRDGWEVYGVEPDCEAAARGRQEGLNIFGGFIEQAQFPSDYFDYVRSNHSFEHVHNPRELLREMRRVIKPTGYLFIGVPNVRGLAARIFGTYWWYLGAPVHTFGYCPRTLRALLESEGFSVESVKYNSEYAGIFGSLQIYLNRNNGRMSNDGRVIHSRVLMVAGHWAGRLLDLLRAGDCIEVIARRR, from the coding sequence ATGGCGGATATCACGAACAGCGCCAATCAAGAGCGGTCAATGCCCGACTTCTCAGACCCGCGCAAATGGAAACTTCTTTCCGCGTGCCCGCTATGTGGAGCCTCTCACCTTTCACTTAAGGTAACGGCCCGTGACCGTCACTATGGGAACCCCGGCACGTTCAAAGTTATGGAGTGTGGAGAATGCGGGGTCTACTTCTTAAACCCAATGCCTACCCCGGACTATTTGTCCAGCGCCTATCCAGATAACTATTACGCTCACGCCCTCAAAGCCTCCGAGGCGCCGCAGGGCTTGATTCGCCGGGTTAAGAAGATCCTTCGAACCGTGCTCTTCAACCGCAAAACAAAGGACCCTGAATTCAGCAGTCCCGGGCGAGTGTTGGATGTGGGCTCCGGATACGGTGTTTTTCTCAGCCAAATGAAACGTGACGGATGGGAAGTGTATGGCGTGGAGCCTGATTGCGAGGCCGCGGCGCGGGGACGGCAGGAAGGCCTCAACATCTTTGGAGGCTTTATCGAGCAAGCTCAATTCCCTTCTGATTATTTCGACTACGTGAGGAGTAATCATTCCTTTGAACATGTTCACAATCCACGGGAACTCCTCCGGGAAATGCGACGAGTGATCAAACCCACGGGTTATCTCTTCATTGGGGTACCAAATGTCAGAGGGCTCGCAGCGCGTATTTTCGGAACTTATTGGTGGTATTTGGGTGCTCCAGTACACACCTTCGGTTATTGCCCTCGGACATTGCGTGCACTATTAGAGTCGGAGGGCTTCAGCGTAGAGTCAGTCAAATATAACTCAGAATATGCAGGGATCTTCGGGAGTCTGCAGATTTACCTCAATCGCAACAATGGCAGGATGTCGAATGATGGAAGAGTGATACATAGCCGAGTGCTCATGGTGGCAGGCCACTGGGCGGGGCGGCTTCTGGATTTGCTAAGGGCGGGCGATTGTATCGAAGTCATAGCGCGACGCCGTTAG
- a CDS encoding SRPBCC family protein produces the protein MKITVETVVAAPIEQVWAAWTNPEDIKQWNAASDDWHTTAAAVDLREGGTFSSRMEAKDGSMGFDFAGTYTRIVEHQLIESRFGERTLRVEFLDRNGEVTVRESFDAETTHSEEQQRQGWQAILDRFAKHVEAKQIR, from the coding sequence ATGAAGATCACCGTTGAGACGGTTGTGGCCGCGCCCATTGAGCAGGTCTGGGCAGCCTGGACAAATCCCGAGGACATCAAGCAGTGGAATGCGGCTTCCGATGACTGGCATACTACCGCGGCCGCGGTCGACTTGCGTGAGGGAGGAACATTCTCGTCGCGCATGGAGGCGAAAGACGGCAGTATGGGTTTCGATTTTGCAGGGACATATACCCGCATCGTAGAGCACCAGCTAATCGAGAGCAGGTTCGGCGAAAGGACGCTTCGTGTGGAGTTCCTCGACCGCAATGGGGAGGTCACCGTTCGCGAGTCATTCGATGCTGAAACTACCCACTCCGAGGAGCAACAGCGTCAAGGCTGGCAAGCGATTCTGGATCGTTTCGCAAAACATGTCGAAGCGAAGCAGATCCGGTGA
- a CDS encoding DoxX family protein, with product MNAIAQPAAGNFTQHQTASAGWKLWTGRVLSMLLGAFFLFDAVMKFVKPAAVVTATLQLGFRESSIVPIGLALLACTVLYFVPRSAVFGALLLTGYLGGAVASQVRIGAPSFNILFPIVFASLVWTGLYLRDERVRALLS from the coding sequence ATGAATGCCATCGCACAACCTGCCGCCGGCAACTTCACTCAACATCAGACCGCTTCCGCTGGATGGAAGCTCTGGACCGGGCGCGTCCTGAGTATGCTGCTCGGAGCGTTCTTTCTGTTTGACGCCGTGATGAAGTTCGTGAAGCCTGCGGCCGTCGTAACAGCCACACTGCAGCTCGGATTCCGCGAGTCATCGATTGTTCCCATCGGTCTCGCGCTGCTGGCCTGCACCGTTCTGTATTTTGTTCCTCGAAGCGCCGTCTTTGGCGCCCTTCTGCTCACCGGTTATCTTGGCGGAGCCGTTGCCTCTCAGGTGCGTATCGGTGCGCCGTCGTTCAATATTCTGTTCCCTATCGTGTTCGCCAGCCTGGTTTGGACTGGTCTTTATTTACGCGACGAACGCGTGCGGGCGCTTCTGTCTTGA
- a CDS encoding sigma-70 family RNA polymerase sigma factor, whose translation MIAETLQFEAYRPALLGHCYRMLGSAFDADDAVQETMIRAWRAYDRFDGRCSLKSWLYRIATNVCLDELSRRGRRARPIEEGSPAPGAPPLDALTQQPDSYWIEPILDADIADTDAGPDEKASLRQSIRLAFVAALQKLPPKQRAALLMAEVLECPVAEVAETLDSSVASVNSALQRARSSLAKRSPDQPADLTPAQRTMVERYVAAFESYDVHGLVGLMKQEVTFCMPPYSLWLQGPLDVQTWMLGLGSGCRGSRLLPTFASGWPAFAQYRPNPAGGHTAWALIVLELAGDQIAAVNSFLDVNRLFPRFGFPVHLPPQ comes from the coding sequence GTGATCGCTGAGACCCTACAATTTGAGGCCTACAGGCCCGCTCTTCTAGGCCACTGTTATCGGATGCTAGGCTCGGCCTTCGACGCGGATGATGCCGTGCAGGAAACCATGATCCGTGCATGGCGGGCGTACGACCGCTTCGACGGCCGCTGCTCTCTAAAATCCTGGCTCTATCGCATAGCGACCAACGTCTGTCTCGATGAGTTGAGCCGGCGTGGTCGCCGTGCGCGTCCCATCGAAGAAGGGTCGCCTGCGCCGGGAGCGCCGCCTCTGGACGCTCTGACTCAGCAGCCCGATAGTTACTGGATTGAGCCAATTCTGGACGCGGATATTGCGGACACCGATGCAGGACCCGATGAAAAAGCCTCGCTTCGGCAAAGCATTCGTCTCGCTTTCGTAGCTGCTCTTCAAAAGCTGCCGCCCAAACAGCGCGCCGCGCTTTTGATGGCGGAGGTTTTGGAGTGCCCGGTTGCGGAAGTTGCGGAGACCCTGGATAGCTCGGTTGCCTCAGTCAACAGCGCATTGCAGCGAGCCCGTAGCTCACTCGCGAAAAGGAGCCCCGATCAGCCAGCCGACTTGACTCCCGCTCAGCGCACGATGGTGGAGCGGTATGTCGCTGCCTTCGAGAGTTATGACGTCCATGGCCTGGTAGGGCTGATGAAGCAGGAGGTCACGTTCTGCATGCCTCCGTACTCGCTATGGCTGCAGGGCCCGTTGGATGTTCAAACGTGGATGCTGGGCCTGGGATCGGGATGCCGTGGCTCGCGCCTGCTTCCGACGTTCGCTTCGGGTTGGCCTGCGTTCGCCCAATACCGACCCAATCCGGCCGGCGGACACACAGCGTGGGCGCTGATTGTTCTGGAGCTTGCCGGGGATCAGATCGCCGCGGTCAACAGCTTTCTGGACGTAAACAGGCTGTTCCCTCGATTCGGTTTCCCCGTCCATCTGCCTCCCCAATGA
- a CDS encoding haloalkane dehalogenase produces the protein MNILTDIMLPQVEVLDSTMAYREAGDSAAPVALFLHGNPTSSYIWRNILPHVAPVAHCIAPDLIGFGQSGKPDIAYRFVDHARYLDAFLDAAGITSAFVVAQDWGTALAFHLAARRPGFVRGLAFMEFIRPMPTWNDFHPDQVEIFQKFRTPGVGEEMILQGNAFIEGVLPAAMARKLKEEEMAVYRAPFPTPESRVPTWRFPNELPIAGQPADVYGTLEEAHRALTQSIYPKLLFVGNPGALISPAFAESFAKRLTNCKVVHLSSGLHYLQEDHPDVIGANIKEWLVELGVTSARGAEGASLGLEK, from the coding sequence ATGAATATTCTGACCGATATCATGCTTCCCCAAGTCGAAGTCCTTGATTCCACCATGGCCTACCGCGAAGCCGGAGATAGCGCGGCTCCCGTCGCGCTCTTTCTGCACGGCAACCCGACTTCCTCTTACATCTGGCGCAATATCCTTCCGCACGTCGCACCGGTAGCGCATTGCATTGCGCCCGATCTCATCGGCTTCGGCCAATCGGGAAAACCCGATATCGCGTATCGCTTTGTCGATCATGCGCGCTATCTCGATGCATTTTTGGACGCCGCCGGCATCACGTCGGCCTTCGTGGTTGCGCAAGACTGGGGCACGGCGCTGGCTTTTCATCTTGCAGCGCGCAGGCCAGGGTTCGTGCGTGGACTGGCGTTCATGGAGTTCATTCGCCCCATGCCAACCTGGAACGACTTCCACCCCGACCAGGTTGAGATCTTCCAGAAATTCAGAACGCCTGGCGTAGGTGAGGAGATGATTCTTCAAGGAAACGCATTTATCGAAGGAGTGCTTCCAGCTGCGATGGCGAGAAAGCTGAAGGAAGAAGAAATGGCGGTCTACCGTGCGCCATTCCCAACGCCTGAGTCGCGAGTGCCAACCTGGCGCTTTCCGAATGAGCTGCCGATTGCCGGCCAGCCCGCGGATGTATATGGCACCCTTGAGGAAGCGCATCGAGCTCTCACGCAATCGATCTACCCTAAACTGCTTTTCGTTGGTAACCCCGGCGCTCTCATTTCACCGGCCTTTGCGGAGAGTTTTGCCAAACGGCTGACGAATTGCAAAGTCGTGCACCTCAGTTCTGGGCTTCATTATCTGCAGGAGGACCATCCTGACGTCATCGGAGCAAACATCAAGGAATGGCTGGTCGAGTTGGGAGTCACATCAGCCAGAGGTGCGGAAGGCGCGTCTTTAGGTTTGGAAAAATAG
- a CDS encoding TetR/AcrR family transcriptional regulator — translation MRTSLREDILNAGLKVMFQAGYQGATVRDICAEAGAPHGSFTNHFRSKEEFAKEVLDRYFENVKIAVRSALDDKTLTPRQRLHRYLEIISGRLAGDKWNRGCLIGDFSIETASQSKLLRHRLEAIFEEWRAPFAACIAEAQDLGEIDSTFDPMDLAEFLLSSWEGAILRMKVERGPAPLDRFRKIVFETVFKEKK, via the coding sequence ATGAGAACCTCGCTTCGAGAAGACATCCTCAACGCCGGCCTCAAGGTCATGTTTCAAGCTGGATATCAGGGCGCAACGGTGCGCGATATCTGTGCTGAAGCCGGCGCTCCCCATGGTTCTTTCACCAATCACTTTCGCTCGAAGGAAGAGTTCGCGAAGGAAGTCCTCGATCGCTACTTCGAGAACGTGAAGATCGCGGTGCGAAGTGCTCTGGACGACAAGACCCTCACGCCCCGTCAACGGCTGCATCGTTATCTGGAGATCATCAGCGGGCGTCTCGCCGGTGACAAATGGAATCGCGGATGTTTGATAGGTGATTTCAGCATTGAGACTGCTTCGCAGAGCAAGCTCCTGCGCCACAGGCTCGAGGCAATCTTCGAGGAGTGGCGAGCGCCCTTTGCCGCCTGCATCGCTGAGGCGCAAGACCTCGGTGAGATTGACTCGACCTTCGATCCGATGGACCTGGCTGAATTTCTTCTCTCTTCCTGGGAAGGCGCAATCCTGCGCATGAAAGTGGAGCGGGGCCCGGCTCCGCTTGACCGCTTCAGAAAGATCGTCTTCGAAACCGTGTTCAAGGAGAAAAAATGA
- the dnaG gene encoding DNA primase encodes MTDFAQSVKQQADIVKVIEQYIRLRKAGAVNYSGLCPFHKEKSPSFSVHAVRQFYHCFGCGVSGDVFSFVAKIENVSFPEAVRIVAHKCGIPLPKKEYSSPEEAAEARLRRKLLDLHEAATSFYEEQLRGPEGAIAREYLAGRGLDQKGLEKFRIGYSPDSFNALRDRLSSMADAETLRASGLFSQKEHEDGTLGHVYDRFRKRVMFPICNESGRVIAFTARTLETGDKAGAKYINSPETPLYTKGQVLFNLDKARTAIRQTEFALLVEGQMDCISVFLRGIQNVIATSGTAFTEHQVNLLRRHTSNVAVNFDPDAAGANAAEKSISLLTEEGFTIKIVTLEDGLDPDRFIRERGVEAYVAAIRGARRQSDYLIERARQMFPGATGDQKVKAMNYLLPHIKRIPEALARGQFAHDAAQKLGIDSAVLREELRQAALKRRDHVEVKSSPLTEVERVLLRALAIIDPEHEEARRLAAAAIQQQPSWFEQLVAFPAIQALANRQANDPMDVVEDESQRALLAQALLGETRPPGDAEVSGALQHIHEEAIEHRRRELLREIAEAERRADMTEALRLTQEKLQLDKALRELHQRGQE; translated from the coding sequence GTGACAGACTTTGCCCAGTCCGTAAAGCAGCAGGCCGACATCGTCAAGGTGATCGAGCAGTACATCCGCCTGCGCAAAGCCGGCGCCGTGAACTACTCCGGCCTCTGCCCCTTCCACAAGGAAAAGTCGCCCTCCTTCAGCGTCCACGCGGTCAGGCAGTTCTATCACTGCTTTGGCTGCGGCGTATCGGGCGACGTCTTCAGCTTCGTAGCCAAAATCGAGAACGTCAGCTTCCCTGAAGCCGTGCGTATCGTCGCCCACAAGTGCGGCATCCCCCTGCCCAAAAAGGAATACTCCTCCCCTGAAGAAGCCGCCGAGGCACGTCTACGCCGCAAACTGCTCGACCTGCACGAAGCCGCCACCTCCTTCTACGAAGAGCAGCTCCGCGGCCCCGAGGGCGCCATCGCGCGCGAATACCTCGCCGGCCGCGGCCTCGATCAAAAAGGCCTCGAGAAATTCCGCATCGGCTACTCGCCCGATAGCTTCAATGCCCTGCGCGACCGCCTCAGCTCCATGGCCGACGCCGAAACCCTCCGCGCGTCCGGCTTGTTCAGCCAGAAGGAGCATGAAGACGGCACGCTCGGCCACGTCTACGACCGCTTCCGCAAGCGCGTCATGTTCCCCATCTGCAATGAGAGTGGCCGTGTCATCGCCTTCACCGCGCGCACGCTCGAAACCGGCGACAAGGCCGGCGCCAAGTACATCAACTCGCCCGAGACACCCCTCTACACCAAGGGCCAGGTCCTCTTCAATCTCGACAAGGCGCGCACTGCGATCCGCCAGACCGAGTTCGCCCTCCTCGTCGAAGGCCAGATGGACTGCATCTCCGTCTTTCTGCGCGGCATCCAGAACGTCATCGCCACCAGCGGCACCGCCTTCACTGAGCACCAGGTAAACTTGCTCCGTCGCCACACATCCAACGTCGCCGTCAACTTCGATCCCGATGCCGCAGGCGCGAACGCCGCCGAGAAATCCATCTCTCTCCTCACCGAAGAAGGCTTCACCATCAAGATCGTCACGCTTGAAGACGGCCTCGACCCCGATCGCTTCATCCGCGAGCGCGGGGTCGAAGCCTACGTGGCTGCCATCCGCGGCGCGCGCCGCCAGTCCGACTACCTCATCGAACGCGCCCGCCAGATGTTCCCCGGTGCCACGGGCGACCAGAAGGTCAAGGCGATGAACTACCTCCTGCCGCACATCAAGCGCATCCCTGAAGCGCTCGCTCGCGGCCAGTTCGCGCATGACGCCGCCCAGAAGCTAGGCATCGACTCCGCCGTCCTTCGCGAGGAACTCCGCCAGGCCGCCCTCAAGCGCCGCGACCATGTCGAAGTAAAGTCCTCGCCCCTCACCGAGGTGGAACGCGTTCTCCTCCGCGCCCTTGCCATCATCGACCCCGAGCATGAGGAGGCCCGGCGGCTCGCGGCTGCTGCCATCCAGCAGCAGCCCTCCTGGTTCGAACAGCTCGTGGCATTCCCCGCTATTCAGGCTCTCGCCAACCGCCAGGCCAACGACCCCATGGACGTCGTCGAGGACGAGAGTCAGCGCGCTCTCCTCGCCCAGGCCCTCCTGGGCGAAACGCGCCCACCCGGCGACGCCGAAGTCTCGGGCGCCCTGCAGCACATCCACGAGGAAGCCATCGAACACCGTCGCCGCGAGCTACTCCGCGAAATCGCCGAAGCCGAACGCCGCGCCGACATGACCGAAGCCCTCCGCCTCACGCAGGAGAAACTCCAACTCGACAAGGCGCTTCGCGAACTACACCAGCGCGGTCAGGAGTAG
- a CDS encoding winged helix-turn-helix domain-containing protein, with translation MESPVHPPTNRLHFRAFEFDMRTRELFRNGSRLKLHGHPIDVLLMLLERPGELVTREELRKKLWPEDTFVDFEHGLNSTIRRLRDALGDNAEHARYIETLPRLGYRFISEIEADGSAGDGTRRAQPNSDVGVSTLLGAAAKDKSEGPVLVHTAERTRSSRFPWLVAAGSIVALAIVTVWLVAFWRAVPHVTSIDAITNGTNGGRPTAMLASDGTRVYYNEIVNDRVVLMQTSPGGGEPSKMQTPLLAPGLLDIAPDRSSLLLVDWGASSSLWIDPLPQGPPRRVGDVSADDATFTPDGSQIVFTKGADVWICYTDGSQARKLWTAPGTPGGSSALRVSPDGQRLRLSACETSGCAVWEAKTDGSGAHRVLPRWLDRTRQDGGVWSPDGRFYVFGAVTWKGAFHENLWVMRERRGGWFSSSHAAPVQLTGGPMCFASRVAFSPDGKTLFAFGMKDDSQLVRYDPVTNKVEPFVSGVPAESMEFSRDGQWVVYVTTPYSSLWRSRSDGSERVQLTSSDDSSAGIARWSPDGTRIAFEWTRPGELTKIAVISRDGGSPEQVVPDKEDSHEQADPTWSPDGKEIIFARDRGSAELELLRVDLQTRKVRPVPGSSRLFSPRWSPDGRYLAAFTFDMHSIRLFDFQKQVWTTWFTAQEDTVGWNLWSPDGSALYFLRSQTKDPPLAWWRITLKGQMPKKVMDLPRERILDASLTLGPDGKAYYTRDLNSYGIYAIHLSER, from the coding sequence ATGGAAAGTCCGGTCCACCCCCCGACGAATCGATTGCATTTCCGCGCGTTCGAATTCGACATGCGCACGCGCGAGCTGTTCCGGAACGGCAGCCGGCTGAAGCTGCACGGACATCCGATCGATGTGCTTCTGATGCTGTTGGAGCGGCCAGGCGAACTGGTCACACGCGAGGAGTTGCGCAAGAAGCTCTGGCCGGAAGATACGTTTGTTGATTTCGAACATGGCCTGAACAGCACGATCAGACGGCTGCGGGATGCGCTTGGAGATAACGCAGAACATGCGCGGTATATCGAAACGCTGCCGCGGCTTGGATACCGGTTTATCTCGGAAATCGAAGCAGATGGGAGCGCGGGAGACGGGACCAGGCGGGCTCAGCCGAACTCAGATGTCGGAGTCTCGACTCTTTTGGGTGCGGCTGCGAAGGACAAGAGCGAAGGCCCCGTTTTGGTGCACACCGCGGAGCGGACCCGCAGCTCTCGCTTTCCGTGGCTTGTGGCTGCGGGATCCATTGTTGCGCTGGCGATTGTGACGGTGTGGCTGGTTGCTTTTTGGCGCGCAGTGCCGCATGTGACGAGCATTGATGCGATCACCAACGGTACTAATGGCGGAAGACCGACGGCGATGCTGGCCAGCGACGGAACCCGAGTCTACTACAACGAGATCGTTAACGATCGAGTGGTACTGATGCAGACTTCGCCTGGCGGTGGAGAGCCGTCGAAGATGCAGACGCCTTTACTTGCGCCCGGTTTACTCGATATCGCACCGGACCGCTCCAGCTTGCTGCTTGTCGACTGGGGTGCGTCCTCGTCTCTTTGGATTGATCCTCTGCCACAGGGGCCGCCACGGAGAGTAGGCGATGTGAGTGCGGATGACGCCACCTTCACTCCCGATGGGAGTCAGATTGTTTTCACGAAGGGCGCGGACGTGTGGATTTGCTACACAGACGGCTCGCAGGCGCGCAAGCTGTGGACCGCCCCCGGAACTCCTGGCGGTTCCAGCGCCCTGCGGGTTTCGCCCGATGGACAGCGCCTGCGATTGAGCGCGTGCGAGACATCGGGCTGCGCTGTGTGGGAAGCGAAGACGGACGGGTCAGGAGCACACCGCGTCTTGCCGCGATGGCTCGACCGAACTCGGCAGGATGGCGGGGTGTGGAGTCCTGACGGTCGCTTTTATGTTTTCGGGGCGGTCACCTGGAAAGGCGCATTCCACGAGAATTTATGGGTGATGCGGGAGCGCCGCGGCGGGTGGTTCTCCAGCAGCCACGCAGCGCCGGTGCAACTAACTGGTGGGCCCATGTGCTTTGCCTCTCGGGTTGCCTTCAGCCCCGATGGGAAGACGCTGTTTGCATTTGGGATGAAGGATGACAGCCAATTAGTTCGTTACGACCCAGTTACAAACAAGGTGGAGCCGTTTGTGTCCGGAGTTCCAGCAGAATCGATGGAATTCAGCCGGGACGGGCAGTGGGTGGTTTATGTGACGACTCCCTATTCCAGTCTCTGGCGCAGCCGGAGTGATGGGAGTGAACGCGTGCAACTGACGTCGTCGGATGACTCAAGCGCCGGAATTGCCCGGTGGTCTCCGGATGGCACGAGGATAGCTTTCGAGTGGACACGCCCGGGCGAGCTGACGAAGATTGCGGTGATTTCGCGCGACGGCGGGTCCCCCGAACAGGTGGTTCCGGACAAGGAAGACAGCCATGAGCAGGCCGATCCCACCTGGTCGCCGGACGGTAAGGAGATCATTTTCGCGCGGGACCGAGGCTCAGCGGAGCTGGAATTGCTTCGAGTGGATCTCCAGACGAGGAAGGTGAGACCGGTTCCTGGTTCGTCGAGACTCTTCAGCCCCCGCTGGTCCCCGGATGGGCGTTATCTTGCGGCGTTTACTTTCGACATGCACTCCATCCGTCTCTTCGATTTCCAAAAGCAGGTATGGACCACGTGGTTCACAGCGCAGGAGGACACGGTTGGATGGAACCTGTGGTCGCCTGATGGCAGCGCCCTCTATTTCTTGAGGAGCCAAACCAAAGATCCGCCGTTGGCCTGGTGGCGCATCACTCTGAAGGGACAGATGCCCAAGAAGGTGATGGACTTGCCGAGGGAACGCATATTAGACGCGTCGCTCACACTGGGCCCGGACGGGAAAGCCTACTACACGCGCGATCTGAACTCCTATGGAATTTATGCAATCCATCTGAGTGAGAGATAG
- a CDS encoding dienelactone hydrolase family protein → MAIALIAATGILLWRLQLRHHSEYATITHDGRALRVLVVRAAKPQEDAPVVVMVHEVYGLSDWARNMAGELADEGFTVVAPDLLSGHGPNGGGYGDFASESDVTRAVSDLDPDGVTADLDATVDYARKLPEFKGKVVVVGFSWGGWRTFAFATHRKDLSAAFVFYGTGPADVTTINAPVYGFYAGNDGDVDSTLPATTDAMKAAGRVYKPVMYDGADHGFMRLGDARNASEDNKRARYLAFRLLVGVLNGIGREEKISPTS, encoded by the coding sequence GTGGCGATTGCGTTGATTGCTGCCACGGGAATCCTGCTCTGGCGGCTCCAACTGCGGCATCACAGCGAGTACGCGACGATCACGCATGATGGCCGCGCGCTGCGAGTTCTCGTGGTTCGTGCTGCCAAGCCTCAAGAAGATGCTCCGGTCGTGGTAATGGTTCACGAGGTCTACGGTCTTAGCGACTGGGCCAGGAATATGGCAGGCGAGCTTGCGGACGAGGGCTTCACGGTGGTTGCGCCCGATTTGCTGAGTGGACACGGTCCCAACGGGGGCGGCTACGGAGATTTCGCCAGCGAAAGCGACGTGACGAGAGCTGTCTCCGATCTTGATCCGGATGGCGTGACAGCCGACCTTGATGCGACGGTGGATTATGCCAGGAAGCTTCCGGAGTTCAAGGGCAAGGTTGTGGTGGTGGGCTTTTCATGGGGCGGCTGGCGGACCTTTGCATTTGCTACTCATCGCAAAGACCTGAGCGCGGCGTTCGTCTTCTATGGAACGGGGCCGGCTGACGTCACCACAATCAACGCGCCCGTCTATGGATTCTATGCAGGAAACGACGGGGACGTGGACAGTACTTTACCCGCGACGACCGATGCGATGAAAGCGGCTGGGAGGGTCTATAAACCGGTTATGTACGACGGCGCAGATCACGGATTCATGCGTCTCGGTGATGCCAGGAACGCGAGTGAAGACAACAAGAGGGCACGATACTTGGCCTTCCGTCTTCTTGTAGGAGTGCTCAACGGAATTGGCCGGGAAGAGAAGATCTCGCCCACGTCATGA
- a CDS encoding VOC family protein, producing the protein MKRHRAVLLAVLMSLPLFSQSPSGSANVDAAPISRVGFVMLGVADVGRAVDFYHGKLGLKINSQSDDLAFFDAGSISIVVSSEVGRQAGESEIVFAVEHVKQAAGALSRKGVHIEAAPHPLTATDWAASFKDPDGHVLSVYGPQ; encoded by the coding sequence ATGAAAAGACACAGAGCAGTTCTTCTCGCGGTTTTGATGTCGCTTCCTCTGTTCAGCCAATCGCCGTCGGGCTCGGCGAATGTCGATGCTGCGCCTATTAGCCGGGTCGGCTTTGTGATGCTTGGCGTGGCCGATGTCGGCCGCGCCGTGGATTTCTATCACGGCAAGCTGGGGCTGAAGATCAACAGCCAAAGTGACGATCTGGCCTTCTTTGATGCGGGGTCAATTTCGATTGTGGTGAGCTCGGAAGTGGGGCGCCAAGCGGGGGAGAGCGAGATCGTGTTTGCAGTGGAGCATGTGAAACAGGCGGCAGGCGCGCTCAGCCGCAAAGGGGTGCACATTGAAGCGGCGCCGCATCCGCTGACGGCAACGGACTGGGCGGCGAGTTTCAAGGATCCCGATGGGCACGTGCTGAGCGTGTATGGGCCGCAGTAA